A genomic region of Xanthomonas campestris pv. phormiicola contains the following coding sequences:
- a CDS encoding protein-L-isoaspartate O-methyltransferase — MTIDYSQAREKMVEQQVRPWDVLDLRVLDVLARLPRETFVPESHRAVAYADLEIPLGHGQSMMKPVIEGRMLQALDLQPGEDVLEIGTGSGFVSACLGELGREVVSLEIEPALAAAARANLDAAGLGSNVRIETADAFGWHSERRFDVVCVTAAVTEIPAQFLAWLRPGGRLFAVRGRAPVMDAVLVHAEPGAPRVESLFETDLAYYLRGAAPVPQFTF; from the coding sequence ATGACGATCGACTACTCCCAAGCCCGCGAAAAGATGGTTGAACAGCAGGTGCGTCCCTGGGACGTGCTCGATCTGCGCGTGCTCGACGTGCTGGCGCGGCTGCCGCGCGAGACCTTCGTGCCGGAAAGCCACCGCGCGGTGGCCTATGCCGATCTGGAGATCCCGCTGGGCCACGGCCAATCCATGATGAAGCCGGTGATCGAGGGACGCATGCTGCAGGCGCTGGACCTGCAACCGGGCGAGGACGTGCTGGAGATCGGCACCGGCAGCGGCTTCGTCAGCGCCTGCCTGGGCGAGCTCGGCCGCGAGGTGGTCAGCCTGGAGATCGAGCCGGCCCTGGCCGCCGCCGCGCGCGCCAACCTGGATGCCGCCGGGCTGGGCAGCAACGTGCGCATCGAGACCGCCGACGCGTTCGGCTGGCACAGCGAGCGCCGCTTCGACGTGGTCTGCGTCACCGCGGCCGTCACCGAGATCCCGGCGCAGTTCCTGGCCTGGCTGCGGCCCGGCGGCCGCCTGTTCGCGGTCCGCGGCCGCGCCCCGGTCATGGACGCGGTGCTGGTCCACGCCGAGCCCGGCGCGCCGCGCGTGGAATCGCTGTTCGAAACCGACCTGGCGTACTACCTGCGTGGCGCCGCGCCTGTCCCCCAGTTCACATTCTGA
- a CDS encoding TolC family outer membrane protein: MIRRSLALALAAALFPLAANAADLLQVYEMARNSDPQLASAESTQLYEKEGAVQARAALLPQLNGSASLQRSHSEIDRASGELAGTGKSRSYAIQGSQTLVNFAQFSTLRAQKARSLAADYTLESAKDDLIVRTSAAYFNVLVAIESLVAAETNEAAAKKQFDYADKRLEVGLAPITDVHEARAEYDQARADTITSRNSLQDLYQALTEITGQPVHDLRGLPEDFRPQLPADSGNIDSLIASALDKNPSLRSYQYQVQQAEDNVATARAGHLPTLNLSASVGRDASWGDGVSGSNSPRTDSNVLGLTLNIPIFAGGATQSAVRQALAQRDIAQDTFEQQKRALDRNTRNAYQTVVAGISEIEARRLAVVSAQAAYDASQVGLEVGTRTVLDVVQNQRTLYSAQLDYAQARYNFLQNRLLLSQALGSLDVAEVQSINALLTQSAESKLNSGSSTQ; the protein is encoded by the coding sequence ATGATCCGCCGATCCCTCGCCCTGGCGCTGGCCGCCGCGCTGTTTCCGCTGGCCGCCAACGCCGCGGACCTGCTGCAAGTCTACGAAATGGCCCGCAACAGCGACCCGCAGCTGGCCAGCGCGGAATCGACCCAGCTGTACGAAAAGGAAGGCGCGGTGCAGGCGCGCGCAGCGTTGCTGCCGCAGTTGAACGGTTCCGCCTCGCTGCAGCGCAGCCACAGCGAGATCGACCGCGCCAGCGGCGAGCTGGCCGGCACCGGCAAGAGCCGCAGCTACGCGATCCAGGGCTCGCAGACGCTGGTCAACTTCGCCCAGTTCTCCACCCTGCGCGCGCAGAAGGCGCGCAGCCTGGCCGCCGACTACACGCTGGAATCGGCCAAGGACGACCTGATCGTGCGCACCTCGGCCGCCTACTTCAACGTGCTGGTCGCGATCGAGTCGCTGGTCGCCGCGGAAACCAACGAAGCCGCCGCCAAGAAGCAGTTCGATTACGCCGACAAGCGCCTGGAAGTGGGCCTGGCGCCGATCACCGACGTGCACGAAGCCCGCGCCGAATACGACCAGGCGCGTGCCGACACGATCACCTCGCGCAACTCGCTGCAGGACCTGTACCAGGCGCTGACCGAGATCACCGGGCAGCCGGTGCACGACCTGCGCGGCCTGCCGGAAGACTTCCGTCCGCAGCTGCCGGCCGACAGCGGCAACATCGACAGCCTGATCGCCTCGGCGCTGGACAAGAACCCGTCGCTGCGTTCCTACCAGTACCAGGTGCAGCAAGCCGAAGACAACGTCGCCACCGCGCGCGCCGGCCACCTGCCGACGCTGAACCTGTCGGCCAGCGTCGGCCGCGATGCCAGCTGGGGCGACGGCGTGTCCGGCAGCAACTCGCCGCGCACCGACAGCAACGTGCTCGGCCTGACCCTGAACATCCCCATCTTCGCCGGCGGCGCCACCCAGTCCGCCGTGCGCCAGGCGCTGGCGCAGCGCGACATCGCCCAGGACACGTTCGAGCAGCAGAAGCGCGCGCTCGACCGCAATACCCGCAACGCGTACCAGACCGTCGTCGCCGGGATCAGCGAAATCGAGGCGCGGCGCCTGGCGGTGGTGTCGGCGCAGGCCGCGTACGACGCCTCGCAGGTCGGCCTGGAAGTGGGCACGCGCACCGTGCTGGACGTGGTGCAGAACCAGCGCACGCTGTATTCGGCGCAGCTGGACTACGCGCAGGCCCGCTACAACTTCCTGCAGAACCGCCTGCTGCTGAGCCAGGCGCTGGGCTCGCTGGACGTGGCCGAAGTGCAGTCGATCAACGCGCTGCTGACGCAGAGCGCCGAATCCAAGCTCAACTCCGGCAGCAGCACCCAGTAA
- the waaA gene encoding lipid IV(A) 3-deoxy-D-manno-octulosonic acid transferase → MRNDFTERLLRGLYSTVLYMLLPVTVYHLVWRGFRVRQYFQRWDERYASYPQARGRPRVWLHAVSVGEVNVAAPVVNALRAQRPDIRWVITTITPTGSERVRALWGDALDHVYLPYDVPGSVGRFLQHFRPSLALILETELWPNMLFGCRDRNIPVYVLNARLSARSLRGYRLLRPLIGRALRTVTCVAAQSQADAERFIELGAHPAQVRALGNLKFDIAVPAQLPAFVAAFGERVATTRPVWIAASTHEGEEAAVIEMHRQLRRHWPDLLLLWAPRHPERFAKVEALARDQGWRVATRRQQQWPGAEDSVFVIDTLGELMMFYACAQVAFVGGSLQPIGGHNLLEPAAVGTPSVSGPHLHNFAEISRRMREAGAVAICEDAAAVCAALHELLRDAAARARMAEAGCALVANGRGALQRALQLIAEHLPPVAHDVPANE, encoded by the coding sequence ATGCGCAACGATTTCACCGAGCGGCTGCTGCGCGGCCTGTACTCGACCGTGCTGTACATGCTGCTGCCGGTCACCGTCTATCACCTGGTCTGGCGCGGGTTCCGCGTGCGCCAGTACTTCCAGCGCTGGGACGAGCGCTACGCCTCGTATCCGCAGGCGCGCGGGCGGCCGCGGGTGTGGCTGCACGCGGTGTCGGTGGGCGAGGTCAACGTCGCCGCGCCGGTGGTCAACGCGCTGCGCGCGCAGCGCCCGGACATCCGCTGGGTCATCACCACCATCACCCCGACCGGGTCGGAGCGGGTGCGCGCGTTGTGGGGCGATGCGCTGGACCACGTCTACCTGCCGTACGACGTGCCCGGCAGCGTCGGCCGTTTCCTGCAGCATTTCCGCCCGAGCCTGGCGCTGATCCTGGAAACCGAACTGTGGCCGAACATGCTGTTCGGCTGCCGCGACCGCAACATCCCGGTCTACGTGCTCAACGCGCGGCTGTCGGCGCGCTCGCTGCGCGGCTACCGCCTGCTGCGGCCGTTGATCGGGCGCGCGCTGCGCACCGTCACCTGCGTGGCCGCGCAGTCGCAGGCCGATGCCGAGCGCTTCATCGAACTCGGCGCGCACCCGGCGCAGGTGCGCGCGCTGGGCAACCTGAAGTTCGACATCGCCGTGCCCGCGCAGCTGCCGGCGTTCGTCGCCGCGTTCGGCGAACGCGTGGCGACGACGCGGCCGGTGTGGATCGCCGCCAGCACCCACGAGGGCGAGGAGGCGGCGGTGATCGAAATGCACCGGCAACTGCGCCGGCACTGGCCGGACCTGTTGCTGCTGTGGGCGCCGCGCCATCCCGAACGCTTCGCCAAGGTCGAGGCGCTGGCGCGCGACCAGGGCTGGCGCGTGGCCACGCGCCGCCAGCAGCAATGGCCCGGCGCCGAGGACAGCGTGTTCGTGATCGATACGCTGGGCGAATTGATGATGTTCTACGCCTGCGCCCAGGTCGCCTTCGTCGGTGGCAGCCTGCAGCCGATCGGCGGGCACAACCTGCTGGAGCCGGCCGCGGTCGGCACGCCGTCGGTGAGCGGGCCGCACCTGCACAATTTCGCCGAGATCTCGCGGCGCATGCGCGAGGCCGGGGCGGTGGCGATCTGCGAGGACGCCGCGGCGGTGTGCGCGGCGCTGCACGAATTGTTGCGCGACGCAGCCGCGCGCGCGCGCATGGCCGAAGCCGGTTGCGCGCTGGTCGCCAATGGCCGCGGCGCGCTGCAACGGGCGCTGCAGCTGATCGCGGAGCATCTGCCGCCGGTGGCGCACGACGTGCCGGCGAACGAGTAG